One window of the Nyctibius grandis isolate bNycGra1 chromosome 21, bNycGra1.pri, whole genome shotgun sequence genome contains the following:
- the CENPL gene encoding centromere protein L: protein MESADGAARTLLSIGRLSRGPPFGRAHGRFGLSPSGRLLLPAPRSQENADPQRTAFLLRKQWTLYSVSPLYKFSNARLRDYARLLGAFIAAEKQKGLAVEVGVELDIKVAVSSLPDLKGSDQDQAAILVQLSSRSPASPKNSEEKLVWSGWFCCVSGDELSENVPEDFTCLPLFLANGAESYTSIVGSWFQKTFDCSFCRLAISPLNLSWMAAMWTGCKVDKTASAMELVFSVPCLPQPLDISYAIHPEDAKALWDTVQKTPGEITQEEVDVFMDCLYSHFHRHFKIHLSATKLVKVSTPIASAHCDGIIKFLQSQYLTGVLMLLTELAISQIQ from the exons ATGGAGTCGGCGGACGGGGCGGCGCGGACGCTGCTCAGCATCGGGCGGCTGTCGCGGGGGCCGCCGTTTGGGCGGGCGCACGGGCGGTTCGGGCTCAGCCCCAGCGGCCGGCTGCTCCTGCCGGCGCCGCGCTCCCAG gaaaacgcCGATCCCCAGAGAACAGCGTTTCTACTACGCAAGCAGTGGACCTTGTACAGCGTGAGCCCTCTATACAAGTTCTCTAACGCCCGCCTGAGGGATTACGCGAGACTGCTCGGTGCTTTTATTGCTGCCGAGAAGCAGAAGGGGCTGGCGGTGGAGGTCGGGGTTGAGCTGGACATCAAAGTGGCTGTTTCCAGCCTTCCAGACCTGAAAGGTAGTGACCAAGACCAGGCTGCGATTCTCGTGCAG CTTTCTTCGAGATCACCAGCTTCCCCAAAAAACTCTGAAGAGAAACTGGTATGGTCGGGCTGGTTCTGCTGTGTATCTGGAGATGAGCTTTCTGAGAACGTGCCAGAGGACTTCACTTGTTTACCTCTGTTTCTTGCTAATGGTGCAGAGAGTTACACATCCATTGTTGGAAGTTGGTTTCAGAAGACTTTTGACTGCTCCTTCTGCCGTTTAGCCATCAGCCCTCTCAATCTCAGCTGGATGGCAGCTATGTGGACGGGATGCAAAGTGGACAAAACCGCATCTGCCATGGAACTCGTTTTCTCTGTCCCCTGTCTGCCTCAGCCTCTGGATATTTCGTATGCTATTCATCCGGAGGATGCAAAAGCTCTGTGggacacagtccaaaaaactCCAGGAGAGATCACTCAAGAAGAGGTGGATGTCTTTATGGACTGCCTTTACTCTCACTTCCACAGACACTTTAAGATCCACTTGTCAGCTACAAAACTGGTAAAAGTTTCTACACCGATTGCCTCAGCACACTGTGATGGGATTATAAAG tttctACAAAGCCAATACCTAACTGGAGTGCTGATGCTACTGACAGAATTAGCAATCTCTCAGATACAGTGA
- the DARS2 gene encoding aspartate--tRNA ligase, mitochondrial, which translates to MALPRLLRLLPRALPPLPGALAWPGCRRALHRAAPAPAPAAPDFNSFVTRTNTCGELRSAHVGQEVTLYGWIQYQRQGLFLVLRDFQGLTQIVIPQDEAHSHVKKLLSNAPVESVVRVTGIVSPRPPGQENPKMPTGDIEVKAETAEILNSCKKLPFEIKDFIKKSEALRMQYRYLDLRSFQLQYNLRLRSQIVMRMREYLCNLHGFVDVETPTLFKRTPGGAKEFLVPSREAGKFYSLPQSPQQFKQLLMVGGLDRYFQVARCYRDEGSRPDRQPEFTQIDIEMSFVDQAGIQRLIEGLLQYSWPEERGSITTPFPSMTYEEALADYGTDKPDTRFGMKIVDISDFLRRSDIEFVQNALSYPRGTVKAICIPQGVRYLKNKDFESLKESAKSQFNQEIMEIICRPDGSLKSLLTKFLGEKQQSELIRALNMQVDDVVLLAAGEHKQVCSALGSLRLESADLLEAAGLVLRHPMTFHFLWVVDFPLFLPKGENPTELESAHHPFTAPHPSDTSLLYSDPTKVRSQHYDLVLNGNEIGGGSIRIHSAEQQRFVLEKVLKEDSEVLSHLLEALEFGAPPHGGIALGLDRLISLIVDAPSIRDVIAFPKSFRGRDLMGNAPDYVTPEELEPYHIQVSWPLAEKEAKKN; encoded by the exons ATGGCCCTGCCCCGCCTGCTgcggctgctgcccagggcgCTGCCGCCCCTGCCCGGAGCGCTGGCCTGGCCGGGCTGCCGGCGGGCTCTGCACCGGGCGGCCCCTGCCCCGGCACCGGCGGCTCCAG acTTCAATAGCTTCGTCACTCGGACCAACACTTGTGGAGAGCTGCGTTCTGCTCATGTGGGACAAGAGGTCACACTGTATGGATGGATTCAGTATCAAAG ACAAGGcctgtttctggttttgagaGATTTCCAGGGACTGACCCAGATCGTCATTCCACAGGATGAG GCACATTCCCACGTGAAGAAGCTTTTGTCTAATGCCCCAGTGGAGTCTGTTGTGCGAGTGACTGGAATTGTGTCCCCTCGGCCCCCAGGACAGGAGAATCCG AAAATGCCAACAGGGGATATTGAAGTGAAGGCAGAGACTGCAGAGATCCTAAACTCCTGCAAGAAGCTACCTTTTGAAATCAAGGATTTTATCAAG AAATCGGAGGCCTTACGGATGCAGTATCGCTACTTGGACTTGCGTAGCTTCCAGTTGCAGTATAACTTGCGGCTGAGATCACAGATAGTGATGAGGATGCGCGAATATCTCTGTAACCTCCATG GGTTCGTGGATGTAGAAACTCCAACGCTTTTTAAAAGAACCCCAGGG GGAGCAAAAGAATTCCTTGTGCCTTCGAGGGAAGCGGGTAAGTTCTACTCTCTGCCACAGAGTCCTCAGCAGTTCAAGCAGCTCCTCATGGTTGGAGGCCTGGACAG GTACTTTCAGGTTGCTCGCTGCTACAGAGATGAAGGTTCGCGGCCTGACAGGCAGCCTGAATTCACTCAG atAGATATAGAGATGTCGTTTGTAGATCAAGCTGGGATACAGAGACTGATCGAGGGCCTCCTGCAATATTCCTGGCCTGAGGAAAGAGGCTCCATTACGACTCCTTTCCCGTCCATGACATACGAGGAGGCACTGGCTGACTATGGGACTGATAAACCAGACACTCGTTTTGGGATGAAG ATAGTGGATATCAGTGACTTTTTACGAAGATCAGACATTGAATTTGTGCAGAATGCCCTCAGTTACCCACGTGGCACTGTCAAAGCCATATGTATCCCTCAGGGAGTG AgatatcttaaaaataaagattttgagTCATTAAAGGAGTCTGCAAAATCGCAGTTTAACCAG GAAATCATGGAAATTATCTGCAGGCCTGATGGAAGCTTGAAGTCTCTGCTTACAAAGTTTCTTGGTGAGAAGCAGCAGTCAGAGCTTATCCGAGCGCTGAACATGCAGGTGGATGATGTGGTACTGCTGGCAGCTGGTGAACACAAGCAAGTG TGCTCTGCGTTAGGAAGCCTTCGGTTGGAGAGTGCCGACCTCctggaggcagctgggctggtACTCCGTCATCCTATGACTTTTCACTTTCTGTGGGTGGTGGATTTTCCACTTTTCCTCCCCAAGGGAGAGAATCCCACTGAACTGGAATCTGCTCATCACCCCTTCACTGCCCCTCATCCATCAGATACCAGCCTCCTCTATTCTGATCCCACAAAG GTCCGTAGCCAACACTATGACCTTGTGCTGAATGGCAATGAAATAGGAGGTGGCTCCATCAGAATTCATAGTGCAGAACAACAGCGTTTTGTGCTGGAGAAAGTGCTGAAG GAGGATTCTGAGGTGCTTTCCCACCTGCTTGAGGCTTTGGAGTTTGGAGCTCCACCTCATGGAGGAATTGCTTTAG GACTTGACAGGCTGATCTCTCTCATCGTTGATGCTCCAAGTATCCGAGATGTCATTGCTTTTCCTAAATCCTTCAGGGGACGAGACCTGATGGGCAATGCTCCAGACTATGTCACTCCAGAAGAACTAGAGCCGTATCACATTCAGGTTTCCTGGCCTCTTGcagaaaaagaggcaaagaaaaactGA